From one Lysinibacillus sp. G4S2 genomic stretch:
- a CDS encoding hemolysin family protein, whose translation METILNLSIFTILLALTGFFVATEFAIVKVRSSRLDQLIAEGNKRAISAKHVVNHLDEYLSACQLGITVTALGIGMVGEKTFEFMLHPLFDLIGIPDKYMMIFTIGGAFAIATFLHVVVGELAPKTAAIQKAETITLRFAKPIMLFYKVMYPFIWFLNGSARVLVGIFGMKPASEHELSHTEEELRLLLSESFKSGEINKTELKFVNNVFEFDERIAREIMVPRTEIVGIEINETFTNIIHFIADEKYTRYPVYDGDRDNILGFINAKELFTHGLLEQLTDDSLVLEDFINPVIRVIETIPIQELLVRMQKERIHMAILMDEYGGTSGLVTVEDILEEIVGEIRDEFDDDEIAEIRKVSDNHYILNAKMLIEDVENLLNVTLDAEEVETLGGWFLTLNNGIKATRNIELAPYIFSIFEQHGHQIHYIEVRPLREIMPIVTEA comes from the coding sequence TTGGAGACCATACTTAACTTATCGATTTTCACTATTTTATTAGCTTTAACTGGCTTTTTCGTGGCAACAGAGTTTGCCATTGTAAAAGTGCGTTCCTCAAGGCTTGACCAATTGATTGCAGAGGGCAATAAAAGAGCTATTTCTGCTAAACATGTTGTCAACCATTTAGACGAGTACTTATCTGCCTGTCAGCTTGGTATAACTGTGACAGCACTTGGTATCGGGATGGTCGGCGAAAAAACATTTGAATTTATGCTACACCCTCTTTTCGACTTAATCGGCATTCCAGATAAATATATGATGATTTTTACAATTGGTGGCGCTTTTGCCATTGCAACATTTTTACACGTTGTAGTCGGTGAGTTAGCACCTAAGACTGCTGCCATTCAAAAGGCTGAAACGATTACACTCCGTTTTGCCAAACCTATTATGTTGTTCTATAAGGTAATGTATCCATTTATCTGGTTCTTGAACGGCTCAGCTCGCGTATTAGTTGGCATATTTGGTATGAAGCCTGCTTCTGAGCATGAGTTATCACATACAGAGGAAGAATTACGCTTACTGCTATCTGAAAGCTTTAAAAGTGGTGAAATCAATAAAACAGAGCTAAAGTTTGTCAATAATGTCTTCGAATTTGATGAACGTATTGCTCGTGAAATTATGGTCCCTCGAACAGAGATTGTTGGAATTGAAATAAATGAAACTTTTACAAATATCATTCATTTTATCGCGGATGAAAAATATACTCGTTATCCTGTTTATGATGGAGATCGTGATAATATTTTAGGTTTCATCAATGCCAAGGAATTGTTTACACACGGTTTGCTTGAGCAACTAACAGACGATTCATTAGTCCTTGAAGATTTCATTAATCCTGTGATTCGAGTAATTGAAACAATTCCAATTCAAGAATTACTTGTGCGTATGCAAAAAGAGCGAATTCATATGGCCATTTTAATGGATGAATACGGCGGGACATCAGGGCTTGTTACAGTCGAGGATATTTTAGAAGAAATTGTTGGTGAAATTCGCGATGAATTTGATGATGATGAAATTGCAGAAATTCGAAAAGTAAGCGACAATCACTATATTTTAAATGCAAAAATGCTCATTGAGGATGTCGAAAATCTATTAAACGTAACACTTGATGCAGAAGAAGTTGAAACATTAGGCGGTTGGTTTTTAACATTGAATAACGGCATTAAAGCAACTAGAAATATCGAGTTAGCACCATATATATTTAGCATCTTTGAGCAACATGGCCATCAGATTCATTACATCGAGGTTCGGCCTCTTCGCGAAATTATGCCCATTGTAACAGAAGCATAA
- a CDS encoding helix-turn-helix transcriptional regulator, which yields MNREQLITLISEKLKLIRTEKDLTQDQMSELLGLSKKTLVQIEKGRTQTGWTTAVAVCALCRESSILQHELGGDPLEVVDLIANNGTLQPKEKTMGGYIWWKNLSEYNGYRLQQNAISQHFRILDTHNYRLLSTFDESIAKREWENITG from the coding sequence ATGAATCGTGAACAATTAATCACACTTATTTCAGAAAAACTGAAATTAATCCGTACCGAAAAAGATTTAACACAGGATCAGATGAGTGAGTTACTAGGACTTTCTAAAAAAACACTTGTTCAAATTGAAAAAGGTCGTACTCAGACAGGCTGGACTACAGCTGTCGCGGTTTGCGCATTATGCCGAGAAAGCTCAATTTTACAGCATGAGCTTGGTGGTGACCCACTTGAGGTTGTTGACTTAATCGCTAATAACGGGACATTACAACCTAAAGAAAAAACGATGGGTGGATACATATGGTGGAAAAACCTTAGCGAGTACAATGGTTATCGCCTACAACAAAACGCCATTAGTCAGCATTTTCGAATTTTAGATACCCACAACTATCGACTACTATCAACATTTGACGAGTCAATAGCGAAGCGAGAATGGGAAAATATTACAGGCTAA
- a CDS encoding metallophosphoesterase has protein sequence MDRLLAISDIHGELELFEELLLKANYDTMQDQLFLLGDYIDRGPASCGVLNLVGELQAKGARVLLGNHEAIMLKACRSGHPKPWNHWVGLCGGDATLASYGYQLDDFKDAIENNTLPNFIQTLPKLEEHLQLIETFDIYIELEDVIFVHGGVVPGVAMAETDPMQFLWIREEFHAGYQGEKTVIFGHTPTYKLHQNLTDYSVYFGENNIIGIDGGAVFGGQLHAIEWPSRQIISVEKEKPTSVE, from the coding sequence ATGGATCGATTACTAGCAATTAGTGATATACATGGGGAATTAGAACTTTTTGAAGAATTATTATTAAAAGCTAATTACGATACTATGCAAGATCAGCTATTTTTACTTGGCGATTATATTGATCGTGGCCCTGCATCTTGTGGCGTTTTAAACTTAGTAGGAGAATTACAAGCAAAAGGTGCACGTGTGCTACTAGGAAATCACGAGGCTATCATGCTAAAAGCCTGTCGCTCTGGCCATCCTAAGCCATGGAATCATTGGGTAGGACTTTGCGGCGGTGATGCAACACTTGCAAGCTATGGCTATCAGTTAGACGATTTTAAGGATGCCATTGAAAACAATACATTACCTAACTTTATTCAGACCTTACCAAAGCTCGAAGAACATTTACAGCTTATCGAAACCTTCGATATTTACATCGAATTAGAGGATGTCATTTTTGTACATGGTGGAGTCGTACCTGGAGTAGCTATGGCAGAGACAGATCCTATGCAATTTTTATGGATTCGTGAAGAATTTCATGCAGGTTATCAAGGAGAGAAAACAGTAATTTTTGGTCATACCCCTACCTACAAACTTCACCAAAATCTAACAGATTACAGTGTCTATTTTGGTGAAAATAATATCATTGGTATTGATGGTGGGGCTGTCTTTGGGGGTCAGTTACACGCAATAGAATGGCCAAGTCGTCAAATAATCTCTGTGGAAAAGGAAAAGCCAACAAGTGTAGAATAA
- the cyoE gene encoding heme o synthase, which translates to MEQNLKTEHKPQSSETSSGKSSRSTILAQTVKTGIIKSNLIPMWAGLTLGMYKNKMTFVENIPEIIFATTGSALVIGAAGAFNNVYDRDIDALMPRTQSRPTVTGEMSAKSTLILAFAMLIIGVTLLGFASPLAAAFGLLGVFLYVVPYTMWTKRRTIYNTEIGSIGGAMPALIGWAAVSNDITHPAILGLFLVLVIWQMPHFYAIAIRKHADYEAAKVPMLPVVKGMRRTYYQTNFYLILLILSSFLFGTLSVGIMLVAILLSIAWLVMSIYGYHSNKDQTKWATKMFVFSLIHMTILFSTVIIYSLVGVLFKLY; encoded by the coding sequence ATGGAACAAAATCTAAAAACGGAGCATAAACCACAATCTTCCGAGACATCATCAGGGAAGTCCTCACGCTCTACTATTTTAGCGCAGACAGTTAAAACAGGAATCATTAAATCAAATTTAATTCCTATGTGGGCTGGTTTAACGCTAGGTATGTACAAAAATAAAATGACTTTTGTAGAGAATATACCAGAAATTATTTTTGCTACGACTGGTTCTGCACTTGTTATTGGAGCTGCTGGAGCTTTTAATAATGTGTATGACCGAGACATTGACGCTCTTATGCCTCGTACGCAAAGTCGACCAACTGTAACAGGTGAAATGTCAGCGAAATCCACGTTGATTTTAGCTTTTGCCATGCTTATTATCGGGGTAACTTTGCTAGGATTTGCTTCACCACTAGCTGCAGCATTTGGCCTTTTAGGGGTGTTTTTATATGTAGTACCCTATACAATGTGGACAAAACGACGTACAATTTATAACACGGAAATAGGGAGTATCGGTGGAGCGATGCCAGCTTTAATTGGTTGGGCTGCTGTTTCTAATGATATTACACATCCTGCGATACTTGGTCTATTTTTGGTTTTGGTCATTTGGCAGATGCCTCACTTTTATGCCATTGCTATTCGTAAGCATGCTGACTATGAAGCGGCCAAAGTACCAATGCTACCAGTTGTAAAAGGGATGCGTCGTACTTATTATCAAACGAACTTTTATTTAATTTTATTAATATTATCAAGCTTCTTATTTGGTACTTTAAGTGTTGGCATTATGCTTGTTGCAATATTGTTAAGCATTGCATGGCTTGTTATGAGTATTTACGGCTATCATAGTAATAAAGATCAAACAAAGTGGGCAACAAAAATGTTTGTTTTCTCGCTTATCCATATGACAATTTTATTTTCAACGGTTATTATTTACTCTTTAGTAGGTGTTCTTTTTAAATTATATTAA
- the proC gene encoding pyrroline-5-carboxylate reductase, producing MKYGFIGLGNMTTAIIKGMCKSGDFDSTFIYGFNRTKVKTTKLATSYGIQAASSIEDIMSNCDVIILGVKPQMLPDVLPEVKKHLQDNHVIVSIAAGKNINYLQGYLSEVTPIIRVMPNINALIGASTSCYTTSEQVSDTQLQFVISLFETVGTIIEIPEHLFSIFTTIGGASPAFTYMYIDALARAAVREGMPKNMALDIAANAVLGSAKMILQSQEHPWALVDQVCSPGGTTIQGVSSLQSNHFETTIHDAVAAVTDKDRNLSK from the coding sequence GTGAAATACGGATTTATCGGCCTTGGGAATATGACTACAGCTATTATTAAAGGAATGTGCAAAAGCGGAGATTTTGATTCCACCTTTATTTACGGCTTCAATCGTACCAAAGTAAAAACAACAAAATTAGCAACCTCTTACGGTATTCAGGCCGCAAGCTCTATTGAAGATATTATGTCTAATTGTGACGTCATTATCCTTGGTGTCAAACCCCAAATGTTGCCTGACGTTTTACCAGAGGTGAAAAAGCATTTACAAGACAACCATGTCATCGTTTCCATTGCTGCAGGTAAAAATATTAACTACTTACAAGGTTATTTATCTGAAGTTACCCCAATTATTCGTGTAATGCCAAATATCAATGCGCTAATCGGTGCCTCCACAAGCTGCTATACAACAAGTGAGCAAGTATCAGATACACAGCTTCAGTTTGTCATTTCACTGTTTGAAACAGTTGGCACAATTATCGAGATACCCGAACACTTATTTTCTATATTTACAACGATTGGTGGTGCTTCACCAGCGTTTACCTATATGTATATTGACGCTTTAGCACGTGCAGCTGTACGTGAAGGGATGCCAAAAAACATGGCTCTTGATATTGCAGCAAATGCAGTACTCGGCAGCGCAAAAATGATTTTACAATCACAGGAACATCCATGGGCACTAGTAGATCAAGTATGTTCACCAGGCGGAACAACTATTCAAGGTGTATCCTCATTACAAAGCAATCATTTTGAAACAACCATTCACGATGCAGTAGCTGCTGTGACTGACAAAGATCGCAACTTATCGAAATAA
- a CDS encoding esterase: protein MNTPFTFKHTQPTNMDPNKKYPAIFLLHGMGSNEDDLPQLVQDFKEQCHVFSLRGPITQKPGYAFFTIQEVGKPDREIFEKVLIALQRFVLEAIDEYQIDPHKVYVLGFSQGAVLAQSLAFVMGNLITGIVALSGYMPKFVTEEYAVRPVNHLHAFISHGDYDYVIPSQWGIESKEIFEQFGATVTFKQYPDGHGVTPENLRDLTAFLAQELQDTIQ, encoded by the coding sequence ATGAATACACCATTTACATTTAAACATACACAACCAACGAATATGGACCCAAATAAAAAATATCCAGCGATTTTTTTATTGCATGGAATGGGTAGCAATGAAGATGATTTACCGCAATTAGTACAGGATTTTAAAGAACAATGCCATGTTTTTAGCTTACGTGGACCTATTACTCAAAAGCCTGGCTATGCTTTTTTCACGATCCAGGAGGTCGGAAAACCAGACCGTGAAATTTTTGAGAAAGTTTTAATTGCATTACAACGCTTTGTGCTAGAGGCAATTGACGAATATCAAATTGATCCACATAAGGTGTACGTGCTTGGATTCAGTCAAGGGGCTGTTTTGGCACAATCACTTGCTTTTGTAATGGGGAATTTAATTACGGGAATAGTGGCGTTAAGTGGCTACATGCCAAAATTCGTGACAGAGGAATATGCAGTTCGCCCAGTTAATCATTTACATGCATTTATTTCTCATGGTGATTATGATTATGTCATACCGTCGCAATGGGGCATTGAAAGTAAAGAAATCTTTGAACAATTTGGAGCTACTGTGACATTTAAACAGTATCCAGATGGTCACGGTGTTACACCAGAAAATTTGCGTGATCTAACTGCATTTTTAGCACAGGAATTACAAGATACTATTCAATAA
- a CDS encoding EAL domain-containing protein produces MWKFNEDFSFVRQGIQFILLSMIFLIVIGLGGDKFYGIFGENNYVTIHLMMEILIIVVTMAISIQTWLISPYILSNRVLYAGALFLTFSLIEIAHALSYKGMPFFITESTPYAATWFYMLGRLLLSIGFLTIYFVKEKKIKSTYRWFIYSLPFVIITCFVVIIYAPTPILPPLVIEGEGPTVLKNTLQYTAVALNLVIVVLLLKNFKKVPKIVFLLLGSSIYLIMSDYLFTIYQDVYDIKNFIGHIFELSAFYLLFRAIYFSSIEKPFQQLIDTQGHLEKSREKMRYMAYHNEVTNLPNERFLMELLNRNLYISKSQKAIIAIGIERIPAIKASLGSTYADQMISLIAQRLKNVLPEKYPLCILREDYFVVFIDEVNNTHQLTQLSQQLQLVMEESFQIQHFSLNSQLNIGIALFPTDSYREEELVRFALYAMHEAHKMPTRIRFYESSMSSGMTERLLLENDLHNALANQELFLEYQPQLDLQTGQIKSVEALIRWRHPKKGWISPGVFIPIAEESGLIIPIGQWVLETACKQVKRWEGAGLPPIKVAVNLSLGQLFQQNLVEMIQDVLEKTQLEPQYLQLEITESMTINIDHMTAILHQLKALGVTIAVDDFGTGYSSLSYLKDFPIDCLKIDRSFVQKIQSNFTDKALVDTILSMAKHLQLKVVAEGIEELEQLSYLVAGECDTVQGFLFSKPIPPNILQENYQTLHENAKCILDSITTIEG; encoded by the coding sequence ATGTGGAAATTTAATGAGGACTTTTCATTTGTGAGGCAGGGCATTCAATTCATCCTACTATCAATGATTTTCTTAATCGTCATTGGACTAGGTGGAGATAAATTTTATGGAATATTTGGTGAGAATAATTATGTCACGATTCATTTAATGATGGAAATTCTCATCATTGTGGTGACGATGGCTATTTCGATTCAGACGTGGTTAATTTCACCATATATTTTATCGAATAGAGTTCTTTATGCTGGGGCATTGTTTTTAACATTTAGCTTAATAGAAATTGCGCATGCGCTCTCCTATAAAGGAATGCCTTTTTTCATTACTGAAAGTACACCATATGCTGCAACATGGTTTTATATGCTCGGGCGATTACTATTATCGATTGGATTTCTAACTATTTATTTTGTTAAGGAGAAGAAAATCAAATCAACTTATCGTTGGTTTATTTATAGTTTACCGTTTGTAATAATCACTTGTTTTGTTGTTATCATCTATGCACCAACGCCAATATTGCCACCTCTTGTGATAGAAGGTGAAGGTCCTACTGTTTTAAAAAATACTTTGCAATATACAGCTGTTGCGTTAAATTTGGTGATTGTGGTTCTATTGCTGAAAAACTTTAAGAAAGTACCAAAAATTGTATTTTTATTATTAGGTAGTTCAATTTATTTAATAATGAGCGATTATCTATTTACAATTTATCAAGATGTTTATGATATTAAAAATTTCATTGGACATATTTTTGAGTTAAGTGCATTTTATCTTTTATTTAGAGCTATTTATTTTTCATCTATTGAAAAACCTTTTCAACAATTAATTGATACACAAGGGCATTTGGAAAAGTCTCGCGAAAAGATGCGTTATATGGCTTATCATAATGAAGTTACGAATTTACCAAATGAACGTTTTTTGATGGAATTATTAAATAGAAATTTATACATATCTAAATCTCAAAAGGCAATTATTGCTATCGGGATAGAAAGAATTCCTGCTATTAAAGCATCTTTAGGCAGTACATATGCGGACCAAATGATCAGTCTAATAGCGCAAAGGCTGAAAAATGTTTTACCAGAGAAGTATCCTCTATGCATACTGAGAGAAGATTATTTTGTTGTTTTTATTGATGAGGTGAATAATACCCATCAACTAACTCAGCTAAGTCAACAGCTTCAATTGGTTATGGAAGAATCATTTCAAATACAACATTTTTCTCTAAATAGTCAATTAAATATTGGCATTGCGTTATTTCCAACAGATTCTTATAGGGAAGAGGAACTTGTTAGATTTGCACTTTATGCTATGCATGAAGCACATAAAATGCCAACACGTATACGGTTTTATGAGTCCTCAATGTCTAGCGGAATGACTGAACGACTTTTATTAGAAAATGATTTACACAATGCATTAGCTAATCAAGAGCTTTTTTTAGAATATCAACCACAACTAGATTTACAGACGGGCCAAATTAAATCAGTAGAAGCTTTAATCAGATGGCGGCATCCTAAAAAAGGTTGGATTTCGCCAGGGGTCTTTATTCCAATTGCTGAGGAATCGGGTTTAATTATCCCTATTGGACAATGGGTACTAGAAACAGCTTGTAAACAAGTGAAGCGGTGGGAGGGAGCTGGATTGCCACCTATTAAAGTGGCAGTCAATTTGTCATTAGGTCAACTTTTTCAGCAAAATTTAGTTGAAATGATTCAGGATGTTCTTGAAAAAACACAATTAGAGCCACAATATTTACAGTTAGAGATAACAGAAAGTATGACGATTAATATCGATCATATGACGGCGATTTTGCATCAATTGAAGGCACTTGGGGTTACAATCGCGGTAGATGATTTTGGGACGGGCTATTCATCATTGTCGTATTTAAAGGATTTTCCTATTGATTGCTTAAAAATTGATCGGTCTTTCGTTCAAAAAATACAATCAAACTTTACAGATAAGGCTTTAGTAGACACGATTCTTTCTATGGCAAAGCATTTACAGTTAAAGGTAGTTGCAGAAGGAATAGAAGAGTTAGAACAGCTATCATATCTAGTAGCAGGAGAATGTGATACTGTACAAGGTTTTTTATTTAGTAAACCGATACCTCCAAATATTTTACAGGAAAACTATCAAACGCTACACGAGAATGCAAAGTGTATTTTAGATTCAATTACTACAATTGAAGGATAA
- a CDS encoding O-linked GlcNAc transferase, with product MTMDDYFYNGELMKCYEVAKQVTEENEKALADKYIKLLEEYDFTSYPKPTLFVETQHIERTDESYPESDAVVKIRAIKDEAQFSMRIKELEDVAKTGTPNEKAQSFFTQGELFLFAHHYNESVHCFRQAVQENPNKALYWGITGQTMHRFGWMPFDALGYLEQAINLDPKNARWKWNKALVLIQLAKDLQMAPFMANAAIALEEALTVCGEHQRSLKDAIQNTIDNMDSYVFS from the coding sequence ATGACAATGGATGATTATTTTTATAATGGTGAGCTAATGAAATGTTATGAGGTAGCTAAGCAAGTTACAGAGGAAAACGAGAAAGCGTTAGCTGATAAATATATTAAATTATTGGAAGAGTATGATTTTACTAGCTATCCAAAGCCTACGTTGTTTGTAGAAACTCAGCATATAGAACGAACAGATGAAAGTTATCCTGAATCAGATGCCGTCGTCAAAATTCGTGCAATAAAAGATGAAGCACAGTTTTCTATGCGTATTAAAGAGCTAGAGGATGTAGCAAAAACAGGTACTCCAAATGAAAAGGCACAATCATTTTTTACACAGGGAGAACTGTTTTTATTTGCACATCACTACAATGAGAGCGTCCATTGTTTTAGACAAGCCGTACAAGAAAACCCTAATAAAGCTTTATATTGGGGGATTACAGGACAAACAATGCATCGTTTCGGTTGGATGCCATTCGATGCCCTTGGTTATTTAGAACAAGCTATTAATTTAGATCCAAAAAATGCGCGTTGGAAATGGAATAAAGCACTTGTTCTTATTCAATTAGCGAAGGATTTACAGATGGCACCGTTTATGGCCAATGCAGCGATTGCATTAGAGGAGGCGCTGACTGTTTGTGGCGAGCATCAACGATCGTTAAAGGATGCTATTCAAAATACAATAGATAATATGGATAGCTATGTATTTTCATAA
- a CDS encoding thioredoxin family protein: MKKLLIIGSVIVVLFIAIIVLTNVSNNNKVTSAKNPYGDKVLKQETIDQLDDKNYQNIMLPDELDKKIKAGEDVNAYFFSPVCGHCQVFTPVLMPIAKELGIEIAQLNTYEYGDLFDKYHFEATPTFIHFEDGKEVTRFVGALPEEDLRAFLNKEVLKK, encoded by the coding sequence GTGAAAAAACTACTAATTATTGGCTCAGTTATTGTTGTGTTATTTATAGCAATTATTGTGCTAACAAATGTATCGAACAATAATAAGGTAACAAGTGCAAAAAATCCTTATGGCGACAAAGTACTAAAACAAGAAACAATAGATCAATTGGATGATAAAAATTACCAAAACATTATGCTACCTGACGAGCTTGACAAAAAAATAAAAGCTGGTGAAGATGTAAATGCTTATTTCTTCAGCCCAGTATGTGGACACTGTCAAGTCTTCACACCAGTATTAATGCCGATTGCTAAGGAGCTAGGCATTGAAATTGCCCAGTTAAATACTTATGAATACGGGGATTTATTTGATAAATACCATTTTGAAGCGACACCAACATTCATTCATTTTGAAGATGGTAAAGAGGTTACTCGTTTTGTAGGTGCATTACCAGAAGAAGATTTACGTGCATTTTTAAATAAAGAAGTATTAAAAAAATAA
- a CDS encoding YhgE/Pip domain-containing protein — protein MKHTIQHVFQIYKGDIHNILTNWVVAVIIGGLIFLPSLYAWLNIYASMDPYAHTANMKIAVVNEDTGTSVRGEDIHVGNEVIDNLSTNKNFSWEFTSREKAIDDLKNGDYFAVIVIPSDFSQKLTSILSNQPIKAHIDYYVNEKINPISPKITIKGASGLTQQVSSEFISTVNGTLFSIFNTIGVEMEREIPDFRKFENYIFTIEQHLPGIETFLAQTSKGGKEAETLLNHTMTQVPEAEKLTNDGLTTIDQGLKLINEADTLFTQLSPIIKKDLGAVQNIAQRFTELIGKLQNTNVDSATIAQIKDTIKNQLDTSREKVNSSIQTLEALQKLTQADASSRKQLDNNVQNILTALQQSNSEDVKTLLTNNKIIEQLEAIRGNLQANPSITDYSLSSLTALNQLNTLLTDVSTKVQQLNNIDVETIKKDLADVQSVAQNVSNNLQQFLTHYNDNLEPQIHTTLASAKNTLTNASSMLTNVKSLLPQATDRLTNAKNMLVTANKTIGTVQSNFPALSTKIKALADKLRTLESEADISEIVQLLKNDVNAERDFFEEPIKLKEHRMFPIANYGTAMTPFYTVLSVWVGCLLLISLLSVNIHDNNQYSIREIYFGRLLTFATFSFIQTLIITIGDIVLLDGSISAPYFFIPFGLFISLVFVTVVYTLVSVFGNVGKALAIVMLVLQIAGSGGTYPVELLPKFFQIINPFLPFTYAIEMMREAVGGIIWSKVWMDLAFLSCFWLIFILFGFFLKKLLSEKMELLMNKTRGLDIFH, from the coding sequence ATGAAACACACTATCCAACATGTTTTTCAAATTTATAAAGGTGATATCCATAATATCTTAACAAACTGGGTAGTGGCTGTCATTATTGGTGGACTAATCTTTTTACCTTCTCTTTATGCGTGGCTCAATATTTATGCCTCTATGGATCCCTATGCCCACACAGCTAATATGAAAATTGCTGTTGTCAATGAAGACACCGGAACGAGTGTTAGAGGAGAGGATATACATGTCGGTAACGAGGTAATAGATAATTTAAGTACAAATAAAAACTTTTCTTGGGAATTTACATCTCGTGAAAAAGCCATTGATGATTTAAAAAACGGTGATTATTTTGCGGTTATTGTCATCCCTAGTGATTTTTCTCAAAAATTAACCTCTATACTGTCAAATCAGCCTATTAAAGCGCATATCGATTATTATGTAAATGAAAAAATAAATCCAATCTCACCCAAAATTACAATTAAAGGTGCTAGTGGCCTAACTCAACAAGTATCTAGTGAATTTATCTCAACTGTCAATGGAACACTTTTCTCTATTTTTAATACGATCGGTGTTGAGATGGAACGGGAAATTCCAGACTTTAGAAAGTTTGAAAATTATATTTTTACAATAGAACAACATCTTCCCGGTATTGAAACATTTTTAGCACAAACCTCTAAAGGCGGGAAGGAAGCGGAGACATTACTGAACCATACGATGACCCAAGTTCCTGAGGCTGAAAAATTAACAAATGATGGTCTAACAACTATCGATCAAGGCTTAAAATTGATTAATGAAGCTGACACACTGTTCACCCAGCTATCCCCTATCATTAAAAAGGATTTAGGAGCTGTTCAAAATATTGCTCAACGATTTACAGAGCTAATAGGGAAGCTACAAAATACTAATGTGGATTCAGCTACTATTGCACAAATAAAGGATACGATTAAAAACCAGTTGGATACATCTCGTGAAAAAGTAAATTCTAGTATCCAAACACTTGAAGCACTCCAAAAATTAACACAAGCTGATGCTTCGTCTCGTAAACAGCTTGATAACAATGTGCAAAACATCCTGACGGCGCTACAGCAAAGCAATTCTGAAGATGTAAAGACTTTACTAACTAATAATAAAATTATTGAACAACTTGAAGCTATACGTGGAAATTTACAGGCAAATCCTAGTATAACCGATTATTCTTTAAGCTCTCTAACAGCATTAAATCAGCTAAATACATTACTAACTGACGTCTCAACTAAAGTACAGCAGTTAAATAATATTGATGTCGAAACGATAAAAAAAGATCTGGCTGATGTTCAAAGTGTTGCGCAAAATGTTTCTAACAATCTGCAGCAATTCCTTACTCATTATAACGATAACCTAGAGCCACAAATTCACACAACCTTGGCTTCTGCGAAAAATACATTAACAAATGCATCATCTATGTTAACGAATGTAAAAAGTCTTCTACCTCAAGCAACAGATCGTTTAACAAATGCTAAAAATATGTTAGTAACAGCTAATAAGACAATTGGTACAGTACAATCGAATTTCCCTGCTTTAAGTACAAAAATTAAGGCTCTTGCAGATAAGCTGCGAACATTAGAAAGTGAAGCTGATATTTCTGAAATCGTTCAATTATTGAAAAATGACGTCAATGCTGAGCGGGATTTCTTTGAGGAGCCTATTAAACTTAAGGAACATAGGATGTTTCCGATTGCTAATTACGGAACAGCTATGACACCATTTTATACTGTGCTTTCCGTCTGGGTCGGTTGTTTATTATTAATTTCACTTTTATCTGTAAATATTCACGATAATAATCAATACAGTATTCGTGAAATATACTTTGGACGTTTATTAACATTTGCAACTTTTTCATTTATCCAAACGCTCATTATTACAATAGGAGATATAGTTCTTTTAGATGGATCCATTAGTGCTCCTTATTTCTTTATACCATTTGGGCTATTTATTAGCTTAGTGTTTGTTACGGTTGTCTATACGCTAGTTTCTGTATTCGGAAATGTTGGGAAAGCGTTAGCCATTGTCATGCTAGTATTGCAAATTGCAGGTTCTGGTGGCACATATCCTGTAGAACTATTACCAAAGTTCTTCCAAATAATAAATCCATTTTTACCTTTTACTTATGCAATCGAAATGATGCGTGAGGCTGTTGGTGGTATTATTTGGTCTAAAGTATGGATGGATCTTGCCTTTTTATCTTGCTTCTGGCTCATTTTTATTCTGTTTGGTTTCTTCTTGAAAAAATTACTGAGTGAAAAAATGGAACTTTTAATGAACAAAACACGTGGATTAGATATTTTTCATTGA